CGCGCCCAGGAACTGGTTGCGCTCGGGATGCACGGCGTAATGGATGCGGTTGTCCGCTCTGTCCGTGTCGCCGACGCAGAGCAGGCGGACGATCTGCTCGGTATTGTTGATGAAGGTGTGGGCCAGGCCGTCTCCGGCTTTGAAGCCGACCGAGTCGCCTGGCTGCAGCCGGTAAAGCCGGCCATCCAGCCAGACGTCGGGCGTGCCTTCCAGCACGTGGACGAATTCGTCTTCGGTTTTTTCGGCATGGGGCCAACTGGTGCGACAGCCGGGTTCCAGCAGTTCGTGGTTGATGCCGAGCCGGGCGAAACCGTAGTGCTTGCCCAGCGCGCTGCCGCGGGACAGCGGCTCCTGGCTGCCGGAGTAATAGCGCGGTCTGTCGCTTTGCAGTTCGCTCCAGTGCTTGATGCAGTCGGGACGGCTCATCGGTCTTCCTCTGTAGTGGCCAGGCTGTCGCAGCCGCGGCCGATGGCGAGATAGCGGCGCGTCAGCCGGCGGAACCAGGACTCGGTCCAGCCGGACAGGCGGCGCAGGTGGCGGCGCGGCGTGCGCAACAGGCCGCAGCGATAGCGCGGCGCTTGCCATTCCAGCGCCGGGCAGGAACCGGATCTGTGCCCCAGCAGCAGTCGCGACAGGGGGCAGGGCGCGGCGGCGCAGCATACGCCGCAGCCGTTGCACGGCAGGCCAGGCGGCGGTTTGGACGGCGCCTCCGCCTTCAACCATACCACTTGCCGGTTCGCCATGGCCGCCTGATTCATTCAGGAATGTCGGCCGCCATCAGCTCGTCCGGGTGCTGCCAGCCCGGCTGGGCGGCGATGCGGGCGAGCCAGGCCTGGATATGGGGCCAGTCGGCGATGTCGAGGCCGGTGTCGGACAGCCACCACAGATAGCCGCTGAGCGACACGTCGGCGATGCTGACCTGGTCGCCGGCCAGGTAGCGGCGCTCGGCCAGTTCCGCCTCCAGCACCGCCAGGTCGGCGCGCAAACGTTTTTCCAGCCAGGCTTCCACTTCCGCGCCGGCGGAGCGGTAGGCGCGCGACACGCGCAGATTGGGCAACGACAGGCCCAGCCGGTTGGTTTCCCAGTTCAGCCATTCGCGCACGCGCTGGCGTTCGCCCAAGGCGCCGCCCAGCGCGCCGTAGCTGTCGGCCAGCCATTGCAGGATCGCGTTGGACTGGCACAGCGGCACGCCGTCGGCCACCAGCACCGGCACCTCGCCGAAGCGGCTGGCGGCGCGGAAGTCTTCCGGGCGCTCGCCGCGCGGCAGCGAGATGTCGATGTGGACGTAGTCGTGGGAAATGTCGGCCAGCATCAGCGCCAGCCTCACCTTGTAGCTGTGGCCGGAGTAGCGGTTGCCGTACAGGATCAGCGTGCTCATTGCGTTTTCTTTCTTGAATGCGTTGATTGATTCGCCCGGCGCGATCCCAGCCAGGCCGCGGCGAAGGCCAGCGGCAGCGAGAACAGCGCCGGGTTGGAATAGGGGAACAGCGGCGCGGCGTGGCCCAGCGCGCCCATCCATACCGCCGGGCCGCAGACGATCAGCGCCAGCGAGGAGGCGATGCCGGCCGCGCCGCCCCACACCACGCCGCGGGCGCTCAGGCCGCGCCAGTGCAAGGCGAGCAGCAGCAACGGGAAATTGGCCGAGGCGGCGATGGCGAAGGCCAGGCCCATCATCACCGCGATGTTCAGCTGCTGGAACAGGGTGGACAGCAGCATCGCCGCCAGGCCCAGGCCCAGCGTGGCCAGCCGGGAAACCTTGAGCTCGCTGCGCGGATCGGCCCGGCCCTGTTTCAGCCAGCTGGCGTACAGGTCGTGGCTGACCGCGCTGGCGCCGGCCAGCATCAGGCCGGCCACCACCGCCAGGATGGTGGCGAAGGCCACCGCCGCCACCAGCGCGCGCGCGAAATCGCCGCCCAGCAGAGCGGCCAGGTGCAGCGCCGCCATATTGCCGCCGCCGATCAGCTTGCCGTCGACCGCATGGAACTGCGGGTCGGGGCCGACCAGGGTCATCGCGCCGTAGCCGATGACCAGGTTGAGCAGGAAGAAGGCCGCCACCAGCCAGGTGGCGATGCCGACCGAGCGGCGCGCGGCGCGGGCGTCGGCCACGGTGAAGAAACGCATCAGCACGTGCGGCAGGCCCAAGAGGCCCAGGCTCAGGCCCAGGCCCAGCGACAGCGCCTCCACCGGGTCGGCCAGCGCCTGGCTGGGCAGGAAGGCCGCCGCGCCGCGCAGCTTGGCGGCGGCGGCGAACAGCGCGGCCGGGCTGCCGCCGTAGCGGGCCAGCACGCCGGCGGCCAGCAGCAGCGCGCAGACGAACAGCAGGCTGGCCTTGCTGATCTGCACCCAGGTGGCGGCCAGCATGCCGCCCAGCGCCACGTAGGCCATCATCAGCGCGCCGACCAGGCCGACGGCGGCCAGGTAGGGCAGGCCGAACAACAGCTCGATCAACTTGCCGGCGCCCACCAGCTGGACGATCAGGTAGCACAGCGTCACCGTCAGCGAACTGGCGATGCTGACCAGCCGCACGCCGGGGTGGTCGAAACGCTGGCTGAGCACGCCGGCCACGGTGTAGCGTCCGCGCCGGCGCAGCGGTCCGGCCAGCAGCAACAGCAGCAGCGGCCAGCCGGCCAGCGTGCCCACCGCGTAGGCCAGCGAGTCGTAACCTTGGCCCAGATACATGCCGGCCGCGCCGAGGAAGGCGGCGGCGGACAGGTAGTCGCCAGCCAGCGCCAAGCCGTTCTGCCAGGGGGGGAGGCGGCCGCCGGCGGTATAGAAATCATTGAGGGAGGCGGTGCGGCGGCGGGCGGCGGCGGTCAGGCCCAGCGTCAGCAGCGTCAGCGCCAGGAACAGCAGCTGCGAGGCGCTCATGCGTCCTCTCCGTCGCCGACGCGGCTGTACAGCGTGGACACCAAGCACAGCAGCAGGATCACCGCCAGCGCCAGCAGGATGGACAGCGGCAGGCCGGCGACGCAGCCGGACAGCCAGTCCGGGCGCAGCGCCAGGACCAGGAAATAGCCGAGACAGGCGGCCAGGGACAGGGCGGCCAGCAGGCGCTGGAGCAATGCGGACTTCATCGGCGCTTCAATCGGGCAAAAGCGCCAGTGTAGCGCATGTCAGCCGGGTTGCCACTCCAGCAGCAGCCGCGCCTCGCCGGGGCCGAAGTAGTCGTCCTCGCGGGCGATCTCGGCGAATCCCAGCTTGCGGTACAGGCCGGCGGCCGGGTTGGCCGGGTCCACGGTCAGCCGGACGCTGCGCGCGCGCGGCTTCATCGCCTGCAGGACGGCCCGCATCAGCGCCTGGCCGGCGCCGCGGCCGCGGCAGGACGGCAGCAGGGCCAGCGACAGCACCCACAACCGGTCGGGCTCTTGGGACGGCGCGCCCAGCGCGTAGCCGACGGGCGCGCCGGCCTCGTCTTCGGCCAGCCAGAACCAGTCCGGCCACAGGTCCAGCGCCTGGCGGAAGAAGAAATCGGGATAGACGTGGTGGCCGAACACCGCCTGTTCGATGGCGAACACGGCGGATAGGTCTGACCGTCGGGCCTGGCGCAGCTGCATGGGAGATCGTCCTGCTTGGGTGTGGCGGGCGGACAAGGTTAATCGATGCGCGCTGGACGGGAAAGACCGCCGGATATGCATAGAGGTTTTTGTCGGTTTTTTTTTAATCAAGCCATCACATTGCTTGCGCACACTGCGCGTTTGGCCTCGATTGACGAGGTCATGAATCCTGAAAATTTACGGAGCGTTGTCATGAGCGAGATGTCACGTCGTGAGTTTCTCAAGTTGTCCGCCGCCGGCATGGCCGCCGGCGCGTTGCCGCCCGGCCTGGCAGCGGCGATGGCGATCCGGCCGGCTGGGCGCAGCCTGTCCGCGGTCAAGCATGTGGTGGTGTTCATGCAGGAAAACCGCTCCTTTGATCATTATTTCGGCGCGTTGGGCGGCGCGCGCGGCTTCGGCGACCGCAGCGCGCTGCAGCTGCGCAACGGCAGCAGCGTGTTCCGCCAGCCCAATCTGTCCAACGGCGAGTACCCGTTCCGCCTGGACACCACCCGCACCAACGCCCAGTACCTGACCGACCTGGACCACTCCTGGACCGGCACCCACGCCGCCTGGAACCAGGGCAAGTACGACGGCTGGATCGCGGCCAAGAGCAGCTTGACCATGGGTTACTTCACCCGCGCCGACATCCCTTACCACTACGCGCTGGCCGACGCCTTCACGCTGTGCGACCACTATTTCTGCTCGGTGCAGGGGCCGACCAATCCCAACCGCCTCTATCTGTGGAGCGGCATGGTGGACCCGGCCGGCAAGAACGGCGGGCCGGTGACCGACAACAGCGAGAAAGGCTACAGCTGGACCACCTATCCGGAGCGGCTGCAGGCGGCGGGCGTCAGCTGGAAGGTGTACCAGGTGCTGGGCGACAACTACGACGACAACGCGCTGGCCTGGTTCAACCAGTACCGCAGCGCCAAGCCGGGCAATCCCTTGTGCGACCGCGGCATGAGCTCGGTGCCCAAGGTCAGCGGCAACTCGGTGCAGGACCTGGTGGCCGCCATCCGCAACGACGCGGTCAACGGCACGCTGCCGCAGGTGTCGTGGATCGTCGCGCCGGAGGCGTATTCCGAGCATCCGAGCGCGCCGCCGGCCGCCGGCGCCTACCTGCTGGACCGCGTGCTGCAGGCGCTGACCGCCAATCCGGACGTGTGGGCGTCCACGGTGCTGCTGCTCAACTACGACGAGAACGACGGCCTGTTCGACCACATGCCGCCGCCGGTGCCGCCGGCCGGCACCGCCGCCGAGTTTATCGGCGGCAAGCCCATCGGCCTGGGGCCGCGGGTGCCGATGCTGGTGCTGTCGCCGTGGAGCCGCGGCGGGCACGTCTGCTCGCAGGTGTTCGACCATACCTCGGTGATCCGCTTCCTGGAGACCTGGACCGGGGTGCAGGAGCCGAATATCTCGGCCTGGCGCCGGCAGATCTGCGGCGACCTTTCCAGCGCGCTGGATTTCTCCAGCCGCAACGCCAGCGTGCCCGCCTTCCCGGACACCGCCGCGCTGCTGACCCAGGCGCAGCAGAGCAAGGGCTGGCCGGCGCCGACCGCGCCGCTGCCGGGCCAGATGCCGGCGCCGGAAGGCGGCCGCCGCCCGGCGCGCGCGCTGCCCTATCAATGCAACGCCTACGGCAGCACCGATTTGGCCGGCGGCATCTTCTGGGTGCACATGCAGAACAGCGGCAGCCAGGCCGTCCATTACGCCATCTACGCCAACCAGTACCGCAGCGACGGGCCGTGGCAATACGACGTGACCGGCGGCGGCGAGATCAAGGATTATTTCCACGCGCAGACTTACGGCGGCGGCCTGTATGACCTGACGGTGTACGGTCCCAACGGCTTCCTGCGCCGCTTCGCCGGCAACCTCCGCAGCGCGATGGGCGTGCTGGAGGCGGTGAGCGCGGTGTCGGTG
This genomic window from Chromobacterium violaceum ATCC 12472 contains:
- a CDS encoding cupin domain-containing protein translates to MSRPDCIKHWSELQSDRPRYYSGSQEPLSRGSALGKHYGFARLGINHELLEPGCRTSWPHAEKTEDEFVHVLEGTPDVWLDGRLYRLQPGDSVGFKAGDGLAHTFINNTEQIVRLLCVGDTDRADNRIHYAVHPERNQFLGALHWDDVPERELGGHDGLPDKLRDNNGPF
- a CDS encoding glutathione S-transferase family protein, translating into MSTLILYGNRYSGHSYKVRLALMLADISHDYVHIDISLPRGERPEDFRAASRFGEVPVLVADGVPLCQSNAILQWLADSYGALGGALGERQRVREWLNWETNRLGLSLPNLRVSRAYRSAGAEVEAWLEKRLRADLAVLEAELAERRYLAGDQVSIADVSLSGYLWWLSDTGLDIADWPHIQAWLARIAAQPGWQHPDELMAADIPE
- a CDS encoding sodium:solute symporter family transporter, which translates into the protein MSASQLLFLALTLLTLGLTAAARRRTASLNDFYTAGGRLPPWQNGLALAGDYLSAAAFLGAAGMYLGQGYDSLAYAVGTLAGWPLLLLLLAGPLRRRGRYTVAGVLSQRFDHPGVRLVSIASSLTVTLCYLIVQLVGAGKLIELLFGLPYLAAVGLVGALMMAYVALGGMLAATWVQISKASLLFVCALLLAAGVLARYGGSPAALFAAAAKLRGAAAFLPSQALADPVEALSLGLGLSLGLLGLPHVLMRFFTVADARAARRSVGIATWLVAAFFLLNLVIGYGAMTLVGPDPQFHAVDGKLIGGGNMAALHLAALLGGDFARALVAAVAFATILAVVAGLMLAGASAVSHDLYASWLKQGRADPRSELKVSRLATLGLGLAAMLLSTLFQQLNIAVMMGLAFAIAASANFPLLLLALHWRGLSARGVVWGGAAGIASSLALIVCGPAVWMGALGHAAPLFPYSNPALFSLPLAFAAAWLGSRRANQSTHSRKKTQ
- a CDS encoding DUF485 domain-containing protein; this encodes MKSALLQRLLAALSLAACLGYFLVLALRPDWLSGCVAGLPLSILLALAVILLLCLVSTLYSRVGDGEDA
- a CDS encoding GNAT family N-acetyltransferase, translated to MQLRQARRSDLSAVFAIEQAVFGHHVYPDFFFRQALDLWPDWFWLAEDEAGAPVGYALGAPSQEPDRLWVLSLALLPSCRGRGAGQALMRAVLQAMKPRARSVRLTVDPANPAAGLYRKLGFAEIAREDDYFGPGEARLLLEWQPG
- a CDS encoding phosphocholine-specific phospholipase C, with amino-acid sequence MSEMSRREFLKLSAAGMAAGALPPGLAAAMAIRPAGRSLSAVKHVVVFMQENRSFDHYFGALGGARGFGDRSALQLRNGSSVFRQPNLSNGEYPFRLDTTRTNAQYLTDLDHSWTGTHAAWNQGKYDGWIAAKSSLTMGYFTRADIPYHYALADAFTLCDHYFCSVQGPTNPNRLYLWSGMVDPAGKNGGPVTDNSEKGYSWTTYPERLQAAGVSWKVYQVLGDNYDDNALAWFNQYRSAKPGNPLCDRGMSSVPKVSGNSVQDLVAAIRNDAVNGTLPQVSWIVAPEAYSEHPSAPPAAGAYLLDRVLQALTANPDVWASTVLLLNYDENDGLFDHMPPPVPPAGTAAEFIGGKPIGLGPRVPMLVLSPWSRGGHVCSQVFDHTSVIRFLETWTGVQEPNISAWRRQICGDLSSALDFSSRNASVPAFPDTAALLTQAQQSKGWPAPTAPLPGQMPAPEGGRRPARALPYQCNAYGSTDLAGGIFWVHMQNSGSQAVHYAIYANQYRSDGPWQYDVTGGGEIKDYFHAQTYGGGLYDLTVYGPNGFLRRFAGNLRSAMGVLEAVSAVSVVAGVPQLTLQLNNQGAKVATFQVSGNGYGGAAPQQVVVTPGGSQLLSWNLSGVYGWYDFTVTCTGDGSFVRRLVGHVETGAASVTG